From a region of the Corallococcus coralloides DSM 2259 genome:
- a CDS encoding methyltransferase domain-containing protein: protein MPPEAAPFRGQFGLPTVGRMDNVATMTERLLADAGLGAGMRVLDVGCGRGDVTFMAASRVGAQGQVVGVDRDSGAIEQARVRAREQGLPNVTFVEGDLHQIPKEQGLFDAVVGRRVLMYQADAVEAVRVLARALKPGGLMVFQEHDSTVGPASLTPLPLHAQVREWIWRTVEREGANIHMGFDLASVFTKAGLTVEQVRAVAVVQTPTQAHPTGAIVRAMIPRIVKHGVATGAELDVDTLDQRLTEERAKAGATFIGELAFGAWARVPG from the coding sequence ATGCCACCTGAAGCCGCGCCCTTCCGGGGGCAGTTCGGGCTGCCTACCGTCGGTCGCATGGACAACGTTGCGACGATGACGGAGCGCCTGCTGGCGGACGCGGGCCTCGGGGCGGGAATGCGGGTGCTCGATGTCGGCTGTGGAAGGGGCGACGTGACCTTCATGGCCGCGAGCCGGGTGGGCGCGCAGGGACAGGTCGTGGGTGTGGACCGCGATTCTGGAGCGATTGAGCAGGCCCGCGTGAGGGCGCGGGAGCAGGGCCTGCCGAACGTCACGTTCGTGGAGGGCGACCTCCATCAGATTCCGAAAGAGCAGGGGCTGTTCGACGCGGTCGTGGGACGGCGGGTGCTCATGTACCAGGCGGACGCCGTTGAAGCCGTGCGGGTGCTCGCACGGGCCCTGAAGCCCGGAGGGCTGATGGTCTTCCAGGAGCACGACTCGACGGTGGGACCGGCGAGCCTCACGCCCTTGCCGCTTCACGCGCAGGTGCGTGAGTGGATCTGGCGCACGGTGGAGCGCGAAGGCGCGAACATCCACATGGGCTTCGACCTGGCGTCGGTCTTCACGAAGGCGGGACTCACGGTCGAACAGGTCCGGGCGGTGGCCGTCGTGCAGACGCCGACGCAGGCGCATCCCACGGGAGCCATCGTCCGCGCGATGATCCCCCGGATCGTGAAACACGGTGTGGCGACGGGGGCGGAGCTCGACGTGGACACGCTCGACCAGCGGCTCACCGAGGAGCGCGCGAAAGCGGGTGCGACCTTCATCGGGGAGCTGGCCTTCGGAGCCTGGGCGAGGGTGCCTGGATAG
- a CDS encoding LVIVD repeat-containing protein, whose product MTCLPRGLGVLLLACPVLLTACADTRGAPDAGTPPVVGWDGTSTPIEEKGDWIDRGVFAPCEFTPPLGTPLDCDTPALFDLSKCNLGALRTVARHGIYQTELRSTSGEYPWGGAGILLPEDGGAGTLNFTPLTRQQFDERGLFLASIFTTTRGVVTKYALAGCDAPERNHITGCYAFCSNGVLAEKGTFDSERMTWGRGEAESSGGLDLVSESFVGLGFPADVYVTKNHAYVVSIQLKNYMPSGGLTVFDVSDRRHPVLKKVIALPDDGYWNAAWAKDDVLYIATRASGVILYDISNPGDPTYLRSVPSGAPLDVHTLFVEGDRLYAMALRPQQTIIFDITSPQNPVLLNRFTFSSEEFVTSYPHDAFAYEGRLYINHTDIGFLVTDPSDPMQVKELGRYHYNRQYSHASAVGTFAGRTIAFEGSEQEGAHLRVLDVTDPAHIQLIAEHRLRPTTSIHNMILKGTRLYVAWYQEGVRVFDVANPTRPQEIAYFNTYRETDPKRLGFVYEGAIGMRVPGDGYVYVVDTARGLLIFNEP is encoded by the coding sequence ATGACCTGTCTTCCCCGTGGTCTGGGAGTGCTGTTGCTTGCCTGCCCCGTGCTGCTGACGGCCTGCGCTGACACCCGAGGGGCACCGGATGCCGGCACGCCCCCTGTCGTGGGGTGGGATGGCACCTCCACTCCCATCGAGGAGAAGGGCGACTGGATTGACCGCGGCGTCTTCGCTCCCTGCGAGTTCACTCCCCCGCTCGGGACCCCGCTCGACTGCGACACCCCTGCCCTCTTCGACCTGTCGAAGTGCAATCTCGGGGCGCTCCGCACAGTGGCACGGCACGGCATCTACCAGACGGAGCTGCGCTCGACCTCCGGCGAGTACCCATGGGGCGGCGCCGGCATCCTGCTCCCGGAGGATGGCGGCGCCGGAACCCTGAACTTCACGCCCCTCACCCGACAGCAGTTCGATGAGCGGGGCCTGTTCCTCGCGAGCATCTTCACCACGACCCGGGGCGTGGTCACGAAGTATGCGCTGGCGGGCTGCGACGCTCCCGAACGCAACCACATCACCGGCTGTTATGCGTTTTGCAGCAACGGCGTGCTCGCGGAGAAGGGCACGTTCGACTCGGAGCGCATGACCTGGGGCCGCGGTGAGGCCGAGTCCTCCGGGGGCCTGGACCTCGTCTCCGAATCCTTCGTCGGGCTTGGCTTTCCGGCGGACGTCTACGTGACGAAGAACCATGCCTACGTGGTGTCCATCCAGCTCAAGAACTACATGCCCTCGGGAGGTTTGACGGTCTTCGACGTCAGCGACCGCCGCCACCCCGTGCTGAAGAAGGTCATTGCCCTGCCGGACGACGGGTACTGGAACGCCGCGTGGGCCAAGGACGACGTCCTCTACATCGCCACCCGCGCCTCCGGCGTCATCCTCTATGACATCTCGAATCCGGGGGACCCGACCTACCTCCGCAGCGTGCCCAGCGGCGCCCCCCTGGATGTGCACACCCTGTTCGTGGAGGGCGACCGGCTCTACGCCATGGCGCTGCGACCCCAGCAGACAATCATCTTCGACATCACGTCCCCTCAAAACCCCGTCCTGCTCAACCGCTTCACCTTCTCGTCAGAGGAGTTCGTCACCAGCTATCCGCACGACGCCTTCGCCTACGAGGGCCGCCTCTACATCAACCACACGGACATCGGCTTCCTGGTCACCGACCCGAGCGACCCCATGCAGGTCAAGGAGCTGGGCCGGTACCACTACAACCGGCAATACAGCCATGCCAGCGCGGTGGGGACCTTCGCGGGCCGCACCATCGCGTTCGAAGGCAGTGAGCAGGAGGGCGCGCACCTTCGCGTGCTGGATGTCACCGACCCGGCCCACATCCAGCTCATCGCCGAGCACCGGCTGCGCCCCACCACCTCCATCCACAACATGATTTTGAAGGGCACCCGGCTGTACGTCGCCTGGTACCAGGAAGGCGTGCGCGTGTTCGACGTGGCCAACCCCACGCGCCCCCAGGAGATTGCCTATTTCAACACCTATCGTGAGACCGACCCGAAACGATTGGGCTTCGTCTACGAGGGCGCCATTGGAATGCGCGTCCCGGGCGACGGGTATGTCTACGTGGTGGACACCGCGCGCGGGCTGCTCATCTTCAACGAGCCCTGA
- a CDS encoding MG2 domain-containing protein: protein MAHLFPFALRALLPLGFAAVFVMLSPQVLAARATTRSLGGENRYLTHVTTDKPLYRPGEQVLVRGLVLEALSRKPNEGSLQAQVEVRGPKGDVVTTSTAATADSVWGYAWPIPAGQPGGEYTLRVTYPWTGAAPAERKFDVRAYRAPRLKSQIEFLRDGYGPGDTVTATLDVKRAEGGVPEGAKVTANALVDGATVAQVPCTVDAKGRCTVRFPLPSAMERGEGTLAFTIEDGGVVESAAKTIPILLQTLDLALYPEGGDLVAGLASRVYFEARTPARKPADLVGQVVEVDSGKVVAQVRSEHEGRGRFELTPQAGVRYALRIDSPSGIRKRFPLPEVKPRGAVIRVREDVVPAGKLVQLVVGLNSVGRATVTLSQREVRVASAVLGDVKGGPVTLDPGEADGVLVATVWDHDGRPVAERLVFRQPSKELSVELKADRTRYVPGGPVRLTARTTRGGQPVSALVMLTVTDDAVLELQEKRDQAPQLPVMVLLEPEVKELADAQLYLDAKNPKSKLAVDLLLGTQGWRRFALTDTKDFLARHGDAAMRVLAVRWPQEPVRKPRPSSISKAGRGAAVAGLQRPERPLMDRNVMDEDDAFAGLAEGAAVPQMAPVAAAAPPPLPPAEAAPEVEAPAPVLQVAKEEEAPMERRALRAKRDMRFADKQVIQGQMIYLREFAHTARPNRKAGDRVDFAETLYWNAGVRTDARTGEARVSFAMSDSVTTFKAFAGAVGGDGALGSAVAELESVQPFYAEPKLPLEVTSGDVVRLPVALVNGTEARLSGAGVKVELKGDVKVSGGSTLELASQARGRQLFSLEIGQKARPVDVKLTASAGEYTDVVTRTLSIKPRGFPGRVSFGGLLSSKAPAEHRVMLPQSLVPGSVRTSIAVYPGPLANMTESLARLIQEPSGCFEQTSSTTYPMTMAQQYFQTHTGVNPELVASAREKLERGYQRLVGYETSEKGYEWFGQSPGHEALTAFGLLHFTDMRQVRDVDAAMLERTREWLLQQRDGQGGFNRKRRALHVWVEDADTSNAYILWTLLESAGQPASQAKELSREVASVKAAAAKSPNSYVVALAANALALAGDTAEARKLMGRLASAQGQDGVVGGATQSIVGSSGETLNIETTALAALAWMRDPAYVGNVERAMKFVAESSDGGRYGATQSTVLALRAIIAYDKARASKLTPGLVRVYVDGRPVGEPVRFDGSSQEALKLPDVSALLGTGERRVELRMEGGAELPYSVEVTYNMLTPDSSKDTAVTLEVALAKTALTEGEPTEARVRVANRTGQRLPTAVAIFGVPGGLEVRHDQLKELVKRQVVDAYEVLGRDVVLYWRGMEPHKRIDVPLSLVAAVPGTYTGPSSRAYLYYADEHKVWSEGVKVSIAPKP, encoded by the coding sequence ATGGCCCACCTCTTCCCGTTTGCCCTGCGCGCGCTCCTGCCGCTGGGGTTCGCCGCCGTCTTCGTGATGTTGTCGCCCCAGGTCCTCGCGGCCCGGGCCACCACACGCTCCCTGGGCGGCGAGAACCGCTACCTGACCCATGTCACCACCGACAAGCCGCTCTACCGGCCCGGGGAGCAGGTGCTGGTGCGGGGCCTGGTGCTGGAGGCCTTGAGCCGCAAGCCCAACGAGGGCTCGCTCCAGGCTCAGGTGGAGGTGCGCGGGCCCAAGGGAGACGTCGTCACCACCAGCACGGCGGCCACGGCTGACTCCGTCTGGGGCTACGCCTGGCCCATCCCCGCGGGCCAGCCCGGCGGCGAGTACACCCTGCGCGTCACCTACCCGTGGACGGGCGCGGCCCCCGCGGAGCGGAAGTTCGACGTGCGCGCCTACCGGGCCCCCCGGCTCAAGTCCCAGATTGAGTTCCTCCGGGATGGCTACGGCCCGGGCGACACCGTCACCGCCACGCTGGACGTGAAGCGCGCGGAGGGCGGCGTGCCGGAGGGCGCGAAGGTGACGGCCAATGCGCTCGTGGATGGCGCCACCGTGGCGCAGGTGCCTTGCACGGTGGACGCGAAGGGGCGCTGCACGGTGCGCTTCCCGCTGCCCTCGGCGATGGAGCGCGGCGAGGGCACGCTGGCCTTCACCATCGAGGACGGCGGCGTGGTGGAGTCCGCGGCGAAGACGATCCCCATCCTCCTCCAGACGCTGGACCTGGCCCTGTACCCGGAGGGCGGCGACCTGGTGGCGGGGCTCGCCTCGCGCGTCTACTTCGAGGCGCGCACGCCCGCGCGCAAGCCGGCGGACCTGGTGGGCCAGGTGGTGGAGGTGGACAGCGGCAAGGTGGTCGCCCAGGTGCGCTCGGAGCACGAGGGCCGCGGCCGCTTCGAGCTGACCCCGCAGGCGGGTGTGCGGTACGCGCTGCGCATCGACTCGCCGTCAGGCATCCGGAAGCGCTTCCCGCTGCCGGAGGTGAAGCCGAGGGGCGCCGTCATCCGCGTGCGCGAGGACGTGGTGCCCGCGGGCAAGCTGGTGCAGCTCGTCGTGGGTTTGAACAGCGTCGGCCGCGCGACGGTGACGCTGAGCCAGCGCGAGGTGCGTGTCGCTTCCGCGGTGCTGGGCGACGTGAAGGGCGGGCCGGTGACGCTGGATCCGGGCGAGGCGGACGGCGTGCTCGTCGCCACGGTGTGGGACCACGACGGGCGGCCCGTCGCGGAGCGGCTGGTGTTCCGCCAGCCCTCGAAGGAGCTGTCCGTGGAGTTGAAGGCGGACCGCACGCGCTACGTGCCCGGTGGTCCGGTACGGCTCACGGCCCGGACGACGCGCGGCGGCCAGCCGGTCTCCGCGCTGGTGATGCTCACCGTGACGGATGACGCGGTGCTGGAGCTCCAGGAGAAGCGCGACCAGGCGCCGCAGCTCCCGGTCATGGTGCTGCTGGAGCCGGAGGTGAAGGAGCTGGCCGACGCGCAGCTCTACCTCGACGCGAAGAATCCGAAGTCGAAGCTGGCGGTGGACCTGCTGCTGGGGACGCAGGGCTGGCGGCGCTTCGCGCTGACCGACACGAAGGACTTCCTCGCCCGGCATGGTGACGCGGCGATGCGCGTGCTCGCGGTGCGCTGGCCGCAGGAGCCCGTCCGCAAGCCCCGGCCGTCGTCCATCAGCAAGGCCGGACGCGGCGCTGCCGTGGCGGGTTTGCAGCGACCGGAACGGCCCCTGATGGACCGGAACGTCATGGACGAGGATGACGCCTTCGCCGGCCTGGCCGAGGGCGCGGCCGTCCCCCAGATGGCCCCCGTCGCCGCGGCGGCTCCGCCTCCCCTGCCCCCGGCGGAGGCCGCCCCGGAAGTGGAGGCACCGGCCCCCGTGCTCCAGGTGGCGAAGGAGGAAGAGGCGCCGATGGAGCGGAGGGCCCTTCGCGCGAAGAGGGACATGCGCTTCGCCGACAAGCAGGTCATCCAGGGGCAGATGATCTACCTCCGCGAGTTCGCGCACACCGCGCGGCCCAACCGCAAGGCGGGAGACCGGGTCGACTTCGCGGAGACGCTCTACTGGAACGCCGGGGTGCGCACGGATGCCCGCACCGGTGAGGCGCGGGTGTCCTTCGCGATGAGCGACTCGGTGACGACGTTCAAGGCGTTCGCGGGAGCGGTGGGCGGTGACGGTGCGCTCGGTTCAGCGGTGGCGGAGCTGGAGTCCGTGCAGCCGTTCTACGCGGAGCCCAAGCTGCCGCTCGAGGTGACGTCCGGAGACGTGGTGCGACTGCCGGTGGCGCTGGTGAACGGGACGGAGGCGCGGCTGTCTGGCGCGGGCGTGAAGGTGGAGCTGAAGGGGGACGTGAAGGTCTCCGGCGGCTCCACGCTGGAGCTGGCGTCGCAGGCGCGGGGCCGGCAGCTCTTCTCGCTGGAGATTGGCCAGAAGGCGCGGCCGGTGGACGTGAAGCTCACGGCGAGCGCGGGCGAGTACACGGACGTCGTCACCCGCACGCTGTCCATCAAGCCCCGGGGCTTCCCGGGCCGCGTGTCCTTTGGCGGGCTGCTGTCCTCGAAGGCACCGGCGGAGCACCGGGTGATGCTGCCCCAGAGCCTGGTGCCCGGCAGCGTGCGCACGTCCATCGCCGTGTACCCCGGCCCGCTGGCCAACATGACGGAGTCGCTGGCCCGCCTCATCCAGGAGCCCTCCGGCTGCTTCGAGCAGACCAGCTCCACGACCTACCCCATGACGATGGCGCAGCAGTACTTCCAGACGCACACCGGCGTGAACCCGGAGCTGGTGGCGAGCGCGCGAGAGAAGCTGGAGCGCGGCTACCAGCGGCTGGTGGGCTACGAGACGTCCGAGAAGGGCTACGAGTGGTTCGGGCAGAGCCCGGGCCATGAGGCGCTGACCGCGTTCGGCCTGCTGCACTTCACGGACATGCGCCAGGTGCGCGACGTGGACGCCGCGATGCTGGAGCGCACGCGCGAGTGGCTGCTCCAGCAGCGGGACGGCCAGGGCGGCTTCAACCGCAAGCGCCGCGCGCTGCACGTGTGGGTGGAGGACGCGGACACGTCGAACGCGTACATCCTCTGGACGCTGCTGGAGAGCGCGGGCCAGCCGGCCTCGCAGGCGAAGGAGCTGTCGCGTGAGGTGGCCTCGGTGAAGGCCGCGGCGGCGAAGAGCCCCAACAGCTACGTGGTGGCCCTGGCGGCCAACGCGCTGGCGCTCGCCGGAGACACCGCCGAAGCCCGGAAGCTGATGGGCCGGCTTGCCTCCGCGCAGGGGCAGGACGGCGTGGTGGGCGGCGCGACCCAGTCCATCGTGGGCAGCTCCGGAGAGACGCTGAACATCGAGACCACCGCGCTGGCGGCGCTGGCGTGGATGCGCGACCCCGCCTACGTGGGCAACGTGGAGCGCGCGATGAAGTTCGTCGCCGAATCCAGCGACGGAGGTCGCTACGGCGCGACGCAGAGCACGGTGCTCGCGCTGCGCGCCATCATCGCCTACGACAAGGCGCGTGCGTCCAAGCTCACCCCGGGGCTCGTGCGCGTCTACGTGGATGGCCGCCCGGTGGGTGAACCGGTGCGCTTCGACGGCTCGTCCCAGGAGGCCCTCAAGCTGCCCGACGTGAGCGCGCTGCTCGGCACGGGCGAGCGCCGCGTGGAGCTGCGGATGGAGGGGGGCGCGGAGCTGCCGTATTCGGTGGAGGTCACCTACAACATGCTGACGCCGGACAGCTCCAAGGACACGGCGGTGACGCTGGAGGTGGCGCTGGCGAAGACGGCACTCACCGAGGGTGAGCCCACGGAGGCGCGGGTGAGGGTGGCCAACCGCACGGGCCAGCGGCTTCCCACGGCGGTGGCCATCTTCGGCGTGCCGGGCGGACTGGAAGTGCGGCACGACCAGCTCAAGGAGCTGGTGAAGCGGCAGGTGGTGGATGCGTACGAGGTGCTCGGGCGCGACGTCGTCCTGTACTGGCGTGGGATGGAGCCCCACAAGCGCATCGACGTGCCGCTGTCCCTGGTGGCCGCGGTGCCCGGCACCTACACGGGCCCCTCCAGCCGCGCGTACCTGTACTACGCGGACGAGCACAAGGTGTGGAGCGAGGGCGTGAAGGTCTCCATCGCACCGAAGCCGTAG
- a CDS encoding IS1182-like element ISCoco1 family transposase, giving the protein MAGRRRSRVRVLRPKRTQVLAARTYEQLVDPGHPVRAVWAAVEALDMSDFERAIRSRPHHAGRSAVDPRLLLALWVYGQMEGLSSAHAIAARLRTDVAYWWLCGGVSVSAHTLSSFMTHSGPAFRALLGKLLDDLCSRGAVHRPRRLAQDGTRVRASAGAASFHRKATLRKRAAEAAAAGPCRQGASTKARAARERARADLQARAALALAALPAAARRKKRAKGVAHGEPRASLTDPQAQVMRMPDGGFRPAYNAQAVSDVESRLALAGRVTDEGADSAQLLPMVHWVARVLGLKPEAWLVDGAYRNLKVFSALESQGIRVFSPLPARKNLLPQEERSGGRRGDPINAWRARMQTPAGKRTYAQRAPTAELLNAQVKERQGLRRLHVRGRKRAEAAWLLSLVAHNLLLAIAQGWLDESEGPFFLTP; this is encoded by the coding sequence ATGGCGGGGCGCAGACGGTCGCGAGTGCGCGTGCTCCGGCCGAAACGGACGCAGGTGCTGGCGGCGCGGACCTACGAGCAGTTGGTTGACCCAGGTCATCCGGTGCGCGCCGTCTGGGCGGCTGTCGAAGCGCTGGACATGTCGGACTTCGAGCGCGCCATCCGTTCGCGTCCACATCACGCGGGTCGTTCGGCGGTGGACCCTCGGCTGCTGCTGGCGCTGTGGGTGTATGGGCAGATGGAGGGCCTCTCCAGTGCTCACGCCATTGCGGCCAGGCTGCGTACGGACGTTGCGTATTGGTGGTTGTGCGGCGGCGTCAGCGTGTCGGCGCATACGCTGTCTTCCTTCATGACGCATTCAGGCCCTGCCTTCCGGGCGTTGCTGGGCAAGCTGCTGGATGACCTGTGCAGCCGCGGCGCCGTACACCGGCCACGGCGACTTGCGCAGGACGGCACGCGTGTGCGTGCCTCCGCAGGGGCTGCCTCTTTCCACCGCAAGGCCACCCTGCGGAAGCGGGCAGCGGAGGCGGCTGCCGCCGGCCCGTGCCGGCAGGGCGCGAGCACCAAGGCACGTGCAGCACGGGAACGCGCTCGGGCCGATTTACAGGCCCGGGCGGCACTCGCGCTCGCTGCATTGCCGGCAGCAGCACGACGTAAGAAACGTGCGAAGGGGGTCGCTCATGGCGAACCCCGAGCCTCTCTCACCGACCCACAGGCCCAGGTGATGCGCATGCCAGACGGCGGCTTCCGTCCCGCCTACAACGCGCAGGCGGTCTCGGACGTCGAGAGCAGGTTGGCATTGGCCGGTCGTGTCACCGATGAAGGGGCGGACTCAGCACAGCTGCTCCCGATGGTGCACTGGGTCGCCCGCGTCCTGGGACTCAAGCCCGAAGCCTGGTTGGTGGACGGGGCCTATCGGAATCTCAAGGTCTTCTCCGCGCTCGAGTCACAGGGCATTCGTGTCTTTTCTCCCTTACCGGCGCGCAAGAACCTGCTTCCACAGGAGGAGCGGAGCGGGGGCCGACGAGGCGACCCTATCAATGCGTGGCGTGCGCGGATGCAGACACCCGCAGGCAAGCGCACCTACGCCCAGCGCGCACCGACGGCGGAGTTGCTCAACGCGCAGGTCAAGGAGCGACAAGGACTGCGCAGGCTTCACGTACGAGGTCGCAAGCGAGCCGAAGCTGCGTGGTTGCTCTCACTCGTCGCCCACAACCTCCTGCTCGCCATCGCGCAAGGCTGGCTCGACGAGTCTGAAGGCCCATTTTTTCTCACGCCCTGA